One Arachis hypogaea cultivar Tifrunner chromosome 18, arahy.Tifrunner.gnm2.J5K5, whole genome shotgun sequence genomic window, CAGATTTGACATGGTGATTACACCTCGTCATGATTATTATCCATTGACTCCACAAGCACAGAAACAAGTTCCTAGGGTTCTTCGAAGGTGGATAACTCCACGCGAGCCTGCAGATAGTCATGTGGTATGTATAATGTTCCATGTGCATGTACTGAAGTTGAGAAATTGTGATTTCATCTATGGTATTAGCTACTGTCTATTTCTGAGGATTGATATGTGGTAATTAAAACTCAGGTTCTTACCGTGGGAGCCCTACATCAAATAGATTTTGCTTCACTCCGTAATGCTGCCATTACATGGCATGATGTGTTTGCCAGTGTTCCTAAGCCCTTGCTTGTAGTCAACATTGGAGGACCAACAAGTAATTTCTACTATGCCTGTCTTTCAGGATTTGTGTTTAAAACTGCAATGGTCAAAAGAATGTAGTAATTTGCTTAATTTCCATTATGGATACAGGAAACTGTCGATATGGTGTTGATCTTGCAAAGCAGTTAGCAGCCTCTTTGCTTAATGTCCTTGCTAGTTGCGGGAGTGTGAGAATATCCTTTTCAGAGAGAACACCACAAAAGGTTAGTCATTCCATGGTTCATACAAtatccattttattttattttatttgttatctcTGACtcactcttctctttcttttgccTTTGAAACAGGTGTCAGATACTATATTGAAGGAACTTGGGGGTAATCCCAAAGTTCATATTTGGGATGGACAAGGTAAAGATTTATTCTGGTTTAGATTTGGTTGTTAAGAGATTTGTTTTGATAGTAAGCTCTGACAATTGAGCACAATTTTCAGAACCAAACCCACATTTGGGGCATCTAGCTTGGGCAGATGCGTTTGTTGTCACAGCAGATTCTGTGAGCATGATAAGTGAAGCTTGCAGCACTGGGTAAGCTTGTTAGAAGTATTTTTACAGTTCAATTAATTTGGCTTACCTAACCACTAAATGACTTTACTGAAAACTCAATTTTATTGTTCAATTTTAATTTCTGGCAtaccttttctcacaagaaaacAATTTCATTCCTCCCACAGGAAGCCTGTTTATGTTATCGGAGCTGAGAGGTGCAAATGGAAGTTCACAGAATTCCACAAATCATTGAGAGAAAGAGGGGTTGTCAGGCCTTTTACGGGTTCAGAAGATGTAAGTTATTCTTTTACTTATCTATCAAATTCAAGGGTTGAAAATTATGCAgaaggattatatatatatatatatattgcattgtTGGCATTCCATTCCATTGCTACTGTTTCATTGGTTATGTTTCCTTAAATTTTCAGATATCAGAAAGTTGGAGCTATCCGCCCCTGAATGACACTGCTGATGCAGCTAAAAAGGTCTGTGAATCGCTTGCTGCACGAGGGTGGAAACTGAAGACATAGAGTACATTTCTTAGTGGACATGATACtaaattttgttatatttttttttaagggTAGGAACCCCTTGTCGTTCGTAAGGAAATTCCTGAACATATGCCTTTTATAGCACAAATAGGAAACGTTGATGGGATGTTTATACTGTATTCTTTTGAGTTTCGACCATGTCAATTTTTGAGGATATAATGTAAAGTACGGATTGCTGTATGATTGCAGCTTGTAAAATGAGAAGAGGATGTTGGCATACGTGTATGCCAAAATGGCATTTTATTCAGTTAAGGTGAATAATAAAGAAAAACTCTGATTATTTAAACTCTATAGTATCCTCCGGTTCCCTATTTCACCTATTTGCTATCAGGTCTTTCTGCATCTTGTGATTATGTTGTTCTAAGCTATGCTAAAAGCTTCGGTC contains:
- the LOC112771505 gene encoding mitochondrial fission protein ELM1, coding for MNGMKSAWMRPIQLPEPPSPTAPRSTPDVFDSAIIVRRAVVIGNGFPSSENQSLGLVRALGLSDNHLFYRVTRPKGGINELLQWLPVSLHKKIDYIIRIFRACSQLVFKSHLQHAKLGRNGFSDSAAEGLLAVLEADVKHIVNLARDSFEKEGPLLVVASGRDTISTASSIKRLASESVFVVQIQHPRVHLHRFDMVITPRHDYYPLTPQAQKQVPRVLRRWITPREPADSHVVLTVGALHQIDFASLRNAAITWHDVFASVPKPLLVVNIGGPTRNCRYGVDLAKQLAASLLNVLASCGSVRISFSERTPQKVSDTILKELGGNPKVHIWDGQEPNPHLGHLAWADAFVVTADSVSMISEACSTGKPVYVIGAERCKWKFTEFHKSLRERGVVRPFTGSEDISESWSYPPLNDTADAAKKVCESLAARGWKLKT